TAAGCCTCTTTCCCCCATGGATATGTCATATCCTGTGCATTTTTCGCATATTCCAAAGGAAAACTCCCTCCTTTGCTCTTCCGCAATAATATGCTCTCTACCAGGATGAGCATTGCGAGGCATACTCTCTCCTCAGAAgcatcttctcttgtgtttctgaGCTGTTCCACCACGTCACTTAACTTATGACTACGCCCCTTTAGCAATTCCCAATTAAATCTATCGGTTTCCCTTCGTGATCCTTCTAATGCACCACTACATTTCAAGCCTGTCATCATATGAAATTCTCTTATAGAGAACCTCATTGGCTGCGCACCGAAATGGAACCAGGCTTCATTCTCCTTGACAGAAACGATGCTTCTAGTGAGAATGGCGTAGACCATCTTTGCTGATAACTTCAATCCTCTCTCACTGAGCTTCATTATAGGTCCCAGAAATGATCCTCGGACTCTTATCATCTCATCTGGTTTTAGGATGCTGTCAACAATGGAGATATACTCTGAGCCAGAATATTGGTTGATTGCTGACTTTTGCTTTGGCTGTGAACCAATAGGATACTTCAGCTCTGGCAGTGCTAGTTTTAGAGGTACTGAATCTcccatcttgtttctatcctgcgtaaacaaggaaaaaaaattttcaaacttttctggaaggctttcctgaaataacacaacaaatgcTTCCTGAAATTATTACAAACACTAGACAGTTTCACAAGCAACAAAAGACTCATAAGCAAATTCAAGATCCTATCAAAAACAAATGCTTCCTGAAA
This genomic stretch from Brassica napus cultivar Da-Ae chromosome C9, Da-Ae, whole genome shotgun sequence harbors:
- the LOC125592452 gene encoding uncharacterized protein LOC125592452 produces the protein MGDSVPLKLALPELKYPIGSQPKQKSAINQYSGSEYISIVDSILKPDEMIRVRGSFLGPIMKLSERGLKLSAKMVYAILTRSIVSVKENEAWFHFGAQPMRFSIREFHMMTGLKCSGALEGSRRETDRFNWELLKGRSHKLSDVVEQLRNTREDASEERVCLAMLILVESILLRKSKGGSFPLEYAKNAQDMTYPWGKEAYIVLLKSIQNAVANHLENKSKFELQGYPLVFLLWILESIPLLRNKFSSVYQQLRVLQVEADTKLKVHCILPSIPHDPEDDISIKDKYSDELETLKDVTKKGYKLTADDWENRCVDTFETLDALIQMMANKETGQASTPIDKDSVNEKVNRII